One segment of Ziziphus jujuba cultivar Dongzao chromosome 12, ASM3175591v1 DNA contains the following:
- the LOC107406750 gene encoding probable folate-biopterin transporter 7, producing the protein MGASDSEGSQRNPIRKVLGLGYWVQGFRCFPWMVVNFFLKDALHVHPSTLQLLQNSANLPMVAKPLFGILSDAVYLAGQHRIPYIAIGAILQAASWLAIATLAQSSISISTLTLFLLLSNLGASIAEVANDAIVAEAGKQLTSSRSSQTPSSGELQSFVWMASSAGGVFGNLLAGLVIDRFSPRKMFLLFGFLLLLQFFITITVRESSLNLPKSPPTVGIRKQLSELTVALKKPEIAYSVTWFAASNAIIPTLTGTMFFYQTQCLKIESSVLGISKVFGQAAMLLWSIIYDRCLKVFPSRKVISAIQAVMAVFMVSDVLFVKGIYRSMGMPDSLYVMIFSGLSEVLFFIKILPFSVLIARLCPPGCEGSLMAFVMSVIAVAFIVSGYLGVALASYVGVTGNNFSGFPLALLIQAICTLLPVYWSSNIPDDDEKSKNKNE; encoded by the exons ATGGGGGCATCAGACTCAGAAGGTTCTCAACGTAACCCTATACGAAAAGTTCTGGGGTTGGGCTACTGGGTGCAAGGTTTTAGGTGCTTCCCCTGGATGGTCGTCAACTTCTTCCTTAAGGATGCCCTCCACGTGCACCCCTCTACCCTCCAGCTCCTCCAGAACTCTGCCAACCTTCCCATGGTTGCAAAGCCCCTCTTCGGCATTCTTTCTGACGCAGTCTATCTCGCCGGCCAGCACCGTATTCCCTACATCGCCATTGGAG CTATTTTACAAGCAGCCTCATGGTTAGCTATAGCAACCCTTGCCCAATCAAGCATCTCGATTTCTACCTTGACCTTATTTCTCCTCCTTAGTAACCTTGGTGCTTCAATAGCTGAAGTTGCAAATGATGCGATTGTTGCTGAAGCAGGTAAACAGCTTACTTCCTCTAGAAGTTCTCAAACTCCATCCTCTGGTGAGCTCCAGTCTTTTGTTTGGATGGCTTCATCTGCTGGTGGAGTCTTTGGAAATCTCCTAGCTGGTCTTGTAATTGACAGATTCTCTCCACGAAAGATGTTCCTCCTTTTTGGATTTTTACTCCTTCTCCAGTTCTTTATAACAATTACTGTACGGGAAAGTTCATTAAACCTTCCCAAAAGTCCCCCAACAGTTGGGATTCGGAAACAGCTTTCAGAGCTGACAGTTGCCTTGAAAAAACCAGAGATTGCTTATTCAGTAACATGGTTTGCTGCATCGAATGCCATAATTCCAACCCTGACAGGTACCATGTTCTTTTACCAAACGCAATGTCTGAAGATTGAGTCATCAGTGCTGGGTATCTCTAAGGTGTTTGGGCAGGCTGCAATGCTCCTATGGAGCATAATCTATGATCGTTGCTTGAAGGTGTTCCCATCAAGGAAAGTAATATCGGCCATTCAGGCAGTGATGGCAGTATTTATGGTATCAGATGTGTTGTTTGTGAAAGGAATCTACCGAAGTATGGGAATGCCAGATTCGCTTTATGTTATGATTTTTTCAGGTCTCTCGGAGGTTCTGTTCTTTATTAAGATTCTGCCATTTAGCGTTCTTATAGCGCGTCTCTGCCCACCAGGGTGCGAAGGATCACTGATGGCCTTTGTTATGTCGGTAATAGCGGTTGCTTTTATAGTGAGCGGTTACCTTGGTGTTGCCCTTGCATCCTATGTTGGGGTAACAGGGAATAATTTTTCTGGGTTTCCACTTGCATTGCTGATACAGGCGATCTGCACACTTCTGCCAGTATATTGGTCATCCAACATTCCTGATGATGATGAGAAATCCAAGAACAAGAACGAATAG